The genomic window GCTTTAATAAGCTTTCTTGACGATAAAGCGGTAATACATATTGGTATTTACTGGGGATAATTTTGCTTAACAAGGTAGATGTCGAAAACGTTATAGGTATTGGACTTAATGGTACTGGCGCTAATTGATGCTTTGTTGATGTACCTTGTTTTCCACACCCGCGGCAACTCTATTTCAATTACATATGCTGTATCACTTTTATTCGTGTTGGAATAAACTCAATATTTTTACTACGATCATCACCCATGTGTCTATTGCAGCTATAGCATACGCAGGTTTACGCTCAATATTATTAGCGATAACTTCACGAGGTAAATAGCTCGGTAATTTTTTACTGACGGGCTTTTTCTTCGCGATGACAGGGGCGAATTCAGATACTTCCTCAGTAACGTCAAGATCAGTTTCCACTTCAGTAAATAAATCCCCTTGTGCAGGATGTCCATCACAGCTTACGCCAAAACTCTGCTGTTTAGCATGACGAAACTGCTCTATTAAATGCTATTTTTTACGGTGAGATTTTTAACGAGCGACTGGATGGAAAGCACCATTGCTTGTAGTGATTCGGGGCGGCTGGTCCAATTTCTTTTAAAGTAAATGAATGTCAAAACAAACAAAACAAACAAAGCAAACAAAACAGACAAAACGAACAAAGTTGTACATTCATGGTTTGTGTGTATAATATCCAATACTATATACGTTACTATTATTAATAACTTTAACTCTATTATCTTTTGCAAATGTAAGTAACGTTTACTTCAAGAAGAGAAAATTTTTGAAAAAACATCTGAGTTCGTCTGAAGTCGCAGAATTATTAATGGTGACACCTACAACGGTTAGACGTTGGTGTAATAGTGGGAAATTGAACTCCTTGCAATCACCGGGAGGGCATCGTCGTTTTTTAAATGCGGATATTGATACGTTTGCTTCAGAGCAAGGAATATCACTAGCAAGAAGTATAATTGCTAAACGAAAAATACTTATAGTAGATGATGATGTAGCTGTAGCTGAACTTCTTCAAGAAATTATTATTGATTCAAGTGATGCTGATGTTTGCACTGTCAATAGTGGTTTTGAAGCCGGTTTAAAAGTGAAAAGTTTTATGCCAGATACTATTATAACTGACATCATGATGCCAGGCATGGACGGAATAGACGTATGTAAAATGTTGAAAAAAGATCCTTCCACTCGAAATATACTGATTATTGGTATAACTGGTTTTTATAGCGAAGAAAATGTATATAAATTATTAGATGCTGGTGCCGAAACCTGTTTGAAAAAGCCGATAAATATCCCCGAACTATTATCCACCTTGGGTTTACAGTTAAGAGAAGATAAATAATGAATATTGCTTTAGATAAAAAAATTATGATTGCTTCCAAAGAAATCCCAAAAATACTAATCGTTGATGATGAGGCGATGCATCGCAGGTTGGAAGTAGAAATACTCGGTGACGAGTACTCTGTATTTGAAGCAAAAAATGGCGAAGAAGCTATTGAGTTGGTACAAACGATCAACTTTGACGTTATTTTACTGGACAAAAAAATGCCAGGAATGAGTGGCGATCAAGTTTGCCATTATATTAGAGAAACTCTTGACCAAAAATTAGTCCCTATCATCATGGTTACAGCGAGTAGCTCTGCATTTGAATTACAAGAAAGTTTAAATTTAGGCGCGACAGACTTCATTAAAAAGCCTTACGATACTACTGAGTATATCGCTAGAGTTAAGTCCGCAATTGCGCATAAAAAGCTAACTGACAATTTAGATTCAGCTGAGTCAGTATTATTTGCTTTAGCTCGAATGGTGGAAGCACGAGATGAAGGCACTGCAAAGCATTGTAGCAGATTAACTTATTACGCAAAAATCTATGGTGAACACTTAGGTCTTAGTGCTATTCAAAAAGCAGCACTTGATAAGGCCTGTATATTACATGACATAGGTAAATTAGGCATTCCCGATAGGATCTTACTTAAAAAAGGACCATTAACGGAAGATGAATGGAAAATCATGCATCAACATACCGTAATAGGTGCAAAGCTTTGCTCTGAAATCAATTCGTTAAGTGATGTACTCCCTATCATTTTACATCATCATGAAAAGTGGGATGGCTCTGGCTATCCAGAGTCGCTTGTAGGGGAAGATATTCCTCTGTTGGCTAGAATCTTTCAATTACTTGATATTTTCGACGCGCTTAACTCCGAACGACCTTATAAGAAAAAATTCAGCAAAGATAAAATTTACCAAATTATTAGTGAGGAAAAATCAAAAGGGTGGCGGTGTCCTATTTTGACCGATAATTTCTTAGAATTTCTAAAAAATAATGACTATTTATTTGAAGCTGATTTATCTGCTTTGAAAGAAGGTACGGGTGAAAAATTATTTAATAAAATAGCAGAAACGGTTTATCTAATCTGGGATTGATTGTCTACTACAGTGCTAACAGACGTAATGGTGATGAGCCATCAAACTTATAAAGACTTTTACTTACAGTAATATTTCTATGACAAATATAATCCAAGAATACGATTTACCTGAAGTGATTAATAAGCACCTTATCATAGCAATAACGTGTAAAAGAGGCCTTATTAAGTATGTTAACGATGCATTCGTTAAATTATCTCAATACTCACAAAATGAATTGCTCGGTAAAACACATAAAGTCATTAATTCTGGACTACATACCGATGCTTTTTTTAAAAACATCTGGAATGAAATTTCATCTGGCCAAACTTGGCAAGGTGAAATATGTAATCGTAAAAAAAATGGACAGTTATATTGGGTACAAACAACTATTGTTCCGCGAATAGATGACAAGGGTGAAATTAAAGAGTTTATTTCACTCAGAACAGACATCACCCCGAGTATTGAGCTTCGAGAGAAAATAAAACAGCAATCCTATATTGAAAGAATGCTAAAGAATATATTAGAAATAATCATTAGCGATAATAGCAGCAAGAACATTTTCAATGAGGTTAAAGACATTTTTAATACACTTTGGCCAAATGCGGGATTTAATATTTACACGAAACACAAAGAAACGGAAAGCTTTGATACCGTTGCTAGTCATAAACTTTCAATCACATTAAATCAGTTGCTTGCTAAAATATCACTTCCTGATAATGGCTCATCCATCGAAGAATTATTAGAAAAAACACCCTGTTACTATTTTGAAAATATAGACTTTAACCCGTATGAGTGTGAGGAAGTGAACATTATTAACGAAAATAATGTTCACTCTTTTATTATTATTCCCATTAAAAATAATAAAAAGGTGTTGGGAGTATTAAGTATTTACAATTTTAATATGCTAACTGAAATTGATGTTGAAGTTGAGATCAAATTATTATTACAAATTGCCAATTTATTCTCAGTTAAATTAGCACAGGAAATAGCAGCTAATACCCGTTTAAGAGTGCAAAAACAATTAATACAATCTGAAAAACTAAACACGATCAAAAATATGGTAAGAAGTATTGCTCATGAATTTAATAATTCATTGACGAGTATTTTGGGTTATGCAGATTTAATTTGTGTCAGGCATCAACACGAGATTCCAAAAACGGCAGCTACCTATTTGAACAGAATCACTCAAGCTGGAGAATCGGCTAAGCATTTAGTATTGAAACTAATCGAATACAGTGAGAATAAAAAGAGCGAAGAACGCATAATTAATGTCATTCCATTTATTGAAGAACTCATAACACTTCAACAGAAAGATGAAGATG from Colwellia sp. PAMC 20917 includes these protein-coding regions:
- a CDS encoding response regulator is translated as MNIALDKKIMIASKEIPKILIVDDEAMHRRLEVEILGDEYSVFEAKNGEEAIELVQTINFDVILLDKKMPGMSGDQVCHYIRETLDQKLVPIIMVTASSSAFELQESLNLGATDFIKKPYDTTEYIARVKSAIAHKKLTDNLDSAESVLFALARMVEARDEGTAKHCSRLTYYAKIYGEHLGLSAIQKAALDKACILHDIGKLGIPDRILLKKGPLTEDEWKIMHQHTVIGAKLCSEINSLSDVLPIILHHHEKWDGSGYPESLVGEDIPLLARIFQLLDIFDALNSERPYKKKFSKDKIYQIISEEKSKGWRCPILTDNFLEFLKNNDYLFEADLSALKEGTGEKLFNKIAETVYLIWD
- a CDS encoding response regulator; this translates as MKKHLSSSEVAELLMVTPTTVRRWCNSGKLNSLQSPGGHRRFLNADIDTFASEQGISLARSIIAKRKILIVDDDVAVAELLQEIIIDSSDADVCTVNSGFEAGLKVKSFMPDTIITDIMMPGMDGIDVCKMLKKDPSTRNILIIGITGFYSEENVYKLLDAGAETCLKKPINIPELLSTLGLQLREDK
- a CDS encoding ATP-binding protein, which codes for MTNIIQEYDLPEVINKHLIIAITCKRGLIKYVNDAFVKLSQYSQNELLGKTHKVINSGLHTDAFFKNIWNEISSGQTWQGEICNRKKNGQLYWVQTTIVPRIDDKGEIKEFISLRTDITPSIELREKIKQQSYIERMLKNILEIIISDNSSKNIFNEVKDIFNTLWPNAGFNIYTKHKETESFDTVASHKLSITLNQLLAKISLPDNGSSIEELLEKTPCYYFENIDFNPYECEEVNIINENNVHSFIIIPIKNNKKVLGVLSIYNFNMLTEIDVEVEIKLLLQIANLFSVKLAQEIAANTRLRVQKQLIQSEKLNTIKNMVRSIAHEFNNSLTSILGYADLICVRHQHEIPKTAATYLNRITQAGESAKHLVLKLIEYSENKKSEERIINVIPFIEELITLQQKDEDAITFSFVIKCIEVNVRVDPVQLYQAVSLIVLNAVDAIKTEDNTSIKKITFGVEKIELIKSECISCSQRFEGEWVKISIIDSAQPIPESIVNKIIDPFFTTKSLSEGSGMGLAIVNKTIHEAGGHIQIISGNDDSVEKSIDLFLPSVPHNLHVTDKDII